The Scleropages formosus chromosome 11, fSclFor1.1, whole genome shotgun sequence genome window below encodes:
- the sh2d7 gene encoding SH2 domain-containing protein 7, with product MEGRVPGETLVMEGPEGIARNMALRWFTETQAPVIIRDGNLPTWFLGLISRKDAEDQLRDKPLGCFLIRLSDKAIGYILSYKGRDRCRHFVINQNKAGQLIVSGDTETHNSLIDLIDYYRTSPIEPFGEYLTSSCYEPPQNELYDVVQVYPKEKPCVSVQAMKTIWDKRSSQAVGQPPVLPPKSGRKLTVSTSLDKSPLPQVNEASGVSQEAVPPVPRRGTSDDKSPPSGQMVYAPVEADRPKEKSQAVLTSKGSLDRSTAEHRNECVEPKVEDLHTVSRNYLQDRETTQAMSRPGPQPGSVYSELSLVDCRSQSLPVLDDCTTEQHSYRQNSTSDTPSTLSPKPMKKATCHTVSLVDQWDHARQPASSGLPSSSSLDKLCSDSLYQLVGTGQWGSPNHSQAGTESTWTPMPTNGQEGRVYAQVPLELMSSDEQADKVYEQIPDKDFFNNPEASSSHNTYETLEELKQKGPAGGKMNEIWRRLFPDNKKKI from the exons ATGGAGGGCAGGGTGCCTGGGGAGACCCTGGTGATGGAGGGGCCCGAGGGAATTGCGAGGAATATGGCTCTCCGCTGGTTCACCGAGACACAGGCACCAGTCATCATACGTGATGGGAACCTCCCTACCTGGTTCCTGGGACTGATCTCCAGAAA GGATGCTGAAGATCAGCTGCGCGATAAGCCTCTTGGCTGTTTTCTCATTCGACTCAGCGACAAAGCCATTGGGTACATTCTTTCCTATAA AGGGCGTGATCGATGTCGTCACTTTGTCATCAACCAGAACAAGGCTGGACAGCTCATTGTCTCAGGCGACACTGAAACTCATAATAGCCTGATAGACCTGATTGATTACTACAGGACCAGTCCCATTGAACCTTTTGGAGAGTATCTGACATCTTCTTGCTATGAG CCCCCCCAAAATGAGCTCTATGATGTGGTCCAGGTTTACCCGAAAGAAAAGCCTTGTGTGAGTGTGCAGGCTATGAAAaccatatgggacaagaggaGTAGCCAGGCAGTTGGACAGCCCCCAGTGCTGCCCCCCAAGAGTGGCAGGAAACTTACAGTGAGCACTTCCCTTGACAAGAGCCCCCTCCCACAAGTAAACGAAGCCTCCGGTGTTTCCCAAGAG GCTGTACCTCCAGTTCCAAGAAGGGGCACCTCTGATGACAAGAGCCCTCCAAGTGGTCAAATGGTGTATGCTCCAGTAGAGGCAGACAGACCGAAGGAGAAGTCTCAGGCAGTGCTTACCAGCAAAGGGAGCCTGGACAGATCCACAGCAGAACATAGGAATGAGTGTGTTGAGCCTAAGGTGGAAGATCTTCACACCGTCTCCAGGAACTACCTCCAAGACAGGGAGACCACCCAAGCCATGAGCCGTCCTGGCCCGCAACCAGGTTCTGTGTATTCAGAGCTCAGCCTGGTGGACTGCAGGAGTCAGTCTTTGCCAGTGCTGGATGATTGTACCACAGAGCAGCACAGTTACAGGCAAAACTCCACATCTGACACACCCTCCACACTCTCGCCCAAACCCATGAAAAAAGCCACCTGCCATACTGTCTCACTCGTGGACCAATGGGACCACGCTAGACAACCGGCCAGCTCGGGGctgcccagcagcagcagtctggACAAGCTCTGCAGTGATTCCCTGTACCAGCTAGTTGGAACTGGTCAGTGGGGGTCCCCTAACCACAGCCAGGCTGGCACAGAGTCCACCTGGACCCCCATGCCCACAAATGGGCAGGAGGGACGTGTTTATGCCCAGGTTCCTTTGGAGCTGATGTCCAGTGATGAACAAGCTGACAAGGTCTATGAGCAGATCCCAGATAAGGACTTCTTCAATAATCCCGAGGCCTCCAGCTCCCACAACACCTACGAGACCCTGGAGGAGCTGAAACAGAAGGGCCCAGCTGGCGGAAAAATG AATGAAATATGGCGAAGACTTTTCCCagataataagaagaaaatataa